A window of Sebastes umbrosus isolate fSebUmb1 chromosome 3, fSebUmb1.pri, whole genome shotgun sequence contains these coding sequences:
- the rtn4rl2a gene encoding reticulon-4 receptor-like 2a, with product MDTSSISRSRRCSIMRNCKSGLSLWLVVWLVLGKPSPASACPHLCVCYPTPMTVSCQAQNFTTVPVGVPYESQRVFLQNNRITELRVGSFGFGTQVLWLFSNNITWIEAGAFSELRDLEELDLGDNHNLHRLEGGAFRGLEKLQSLHMHRCKLTALPHDLFHKLYSLQFLYLQENNLHFLQDDIFSDLINLSQLFLHGNRIRTLSENVFRGLVNLDRLLLHDNRVRQVNRRAFRDLGRLTMLFLFNNSLAELPSQTLRDTQGIEFLRLNANPWSCGCEARGLWEWFREARVSSSEVICASPSARRNQDLRFLREMDFALCPLPDPGSIAGSTTTTFSTKTRWWFHKNKPQSSTKGLFEKSSETVKAGLYGKGPSTTTSVVKYELGEEELALPKLDAEEYWENYGNEDSGVTLRCVELECPPEFDMPPSSSSPSSSSPSFLTLLALTVSSLCLNLHLLFG from the exons ATGGACACCTCTTCGATTTCTCGGAGCCGACGATGCTCCATCATGCGCAACTGCAAAA gcgGTCTCTCCCTCTGGTTAGTGGTGTGGCTGGTCCTCGGCAAGCCAAGTCCGGCTTCGGCGTGCCCGCACTTGTGCGTGTGCTACCCGACGCCCATGACTGTGAGCTGCCAGGCGCAGAACTTCACCACCGTGCCGGTCGGAGTGCCCTATGAGTCGCAGCGTGTATTCCTCCAGAACAACCGCATCACGGAGCTCAGAGTTGGCTCTTTTGGCTTCGGGACTCAG GTCCTGTGGCTGTTCTCTAACAACATCACGTGGATTGAGGCAGGGGCCTTCAGTGAACTGAGGGACTTGGAGGAGTTGGACTTGGGGGACAACCACAACCTCCACAGGCTGGAGGGGGGAGCCTTCCGCGGCCTAGAGAAACTCCAGAGCCTCCATATGCACCGCTGCAAACTCACTGCCCTGCCTCATGACCTCTTCCACAAGCTTTACAGCCTGCAGTTCCTCTACCTGCAG GAGAATAATCTTCACTTCCTGCAGGACGACATCTTCTCTGACCTCATCAACCTGAGCCAGCTTTTCCTGCACGGCAACCGCATCCGCACCCTCTCGGAGAACGTGTTCCGCGGCCTCGTCAACCTCgaccgcctcctcctccacgaCAACCGCGTCAGGCAGGTGAACCGCCGCGCCTTCCGCGACCTCGGCCGCCTGACGATGCTCTTCCTCTTCAACAACTCCCTGGCCGAGCTGCCCAGCCAGACCCTGAGGGACACCCAGGGCATCGAGTTCCTCCGCCTCAACGCCAACCCCTGGTCCTGCGGCTGCGAGGCCCGCGGCCTGTGGGAGTGGTTCCGCGAGGCCCGCGTGTCTTCGTCCGAAGTGATCTGCGCCTCCCCTTCCGCCCGCCGCAACCAGGACCTCCGCTTCCTTCGCGAGATGGACTTCGCACTCTGCCCCCTGCCCGACCCCGGCTCCATCGCaggctccaccaccaccaccttcaGCACCAAGACCCGCTGGTGGTTCCACAAGAACAAGCCCCAATCGTCCACGAAAGGCCTGTTTGAGAAATCCTCGGAGACGGTCAAAGCTGGTTTGTACGGTAAAGGCCCATCCACAACCACCTCAGTGGTCAAGTACGAGCTGGGGGAGGAAGAGCTGGCGCTGCCCAAACTCGACGCAGAAGAGTACTGGGAAAACTACGGCAATGAGGACTCTGGTGTCACCCTGCGATGCGTAGAGCTCGAGTGTCCGCCTGAGTTCGACATgcctccatcttcctcctctccctcgtcCTCCTCACCCTCTTTCCTCACACTACTGGCCCTAACTGTTTCCAGCCTCTGCCTCAACCTCCACCTGCTATTCGGCTGA